From the Manihot esculenta cultivar AM560-2 chromosome 3, M.esculenta_v8, whole genome shotgun sequence genome, one window contains:
- the LOC122723191 gene encoding signaling peptide TAXIMIN 2-like has protein sequence MADCRPLGFLISLPFAFLSLILSLVGLIVWIIGSVLTCICPCCICCVGVANFAIELIKLPVNIILWFIELIPC, from the exons ATGGCAGATTGCAGGCCTTTAGGGTTCTTGATAAGTTTACCATTTGCTTTCCTTTCTTTGATATTATCCCTTGTTGGTCTCATTGTCTGGATCATCGG GAGTGTATTGACTTGCATCTGTCCTTGTTGCATATGCTGTGTCGGAGTTGCAAACTTTGCGATTGAGCTTATAAAGCTTCCTGTAAATATCATTTTGTGGTTCATTGAACTTATTCCTTGTTGA